A genomic region of uncultured Paludibaculum sp. contains the following coding sequences:
- the rpsP gene encoding 30S ribosomal protein S16, with the protein MLMIRLARFGAKKKPTYRVVLIEKDRARDSKALEVLGHYNPVADPAVVQLDHARIEHWTKSGAQLSDTVARLVKANPAPVEQPVA; encoded by the coding sequence ATGTTGATGATTCGGCTGGCGCGTTTTGGCGCCAAGAAGAAGCCCACTTACCGCGTGGTATTGATCGAGAAGGATCGCGCCCGTGACTCCAAGGCCCTTGAGGTTTTGGGCCACTACAACCCGGTCGCCGACCCGGCCGTGGTGCAACTCGACCATGCCCGCATCGAGCATTGGACCAAGAGCGGCGCGCAACTGTCCGACACCGTGGCGCGGCTGGTGAAGGCCAACCCTGCTCCGGTCGAACAGCCCGTAGCCTGA
- the galU gene encoding UTP--glucose-1-phosphate uridylyltransferase GalU, with the protein MKVRKAVIPAAGMGTRFLPATKSMPKEMLPIVDKPVLQFVIEEAAQSGIEDVLIVTGRGKQAIENHFDFNPDLEIFLRNAGKQDLVDQVRDIGDRVQIHYIRQKEQLGLGDAIRLARAHVGREPFAVLLGDTIIEPPAGQRPGLRQLLDSFEQTNASVVAVHHVPREWVSRYGIVDGDPEGDNPDLLRLRKLVEKPAINLAPSDLAIAGRYVFSADIFECIDATQRGVGGEIQLTDAMNLLAQLQPVYALAWQAKRFDIGNRVEYAKCFLELALKREDTGPAIRAHLAQLLAGE; encoded by the coding sequence ATGAAAGTCCGGAAAGCCGTCATCCCGGCCGCCGGCATGGGCACCCGCTTCCTGCCGGCCACCAAGAGCATGCCCAAGGAGATGCTGCCCATCGTCGACAAACCGGTGCTCCAGTTTGTCATCGAAGAGGCGGCCCAGAGCGGCATCGAGGACGTCCTCATCGTCACCGGCCGCGGCAAGCAGGCGATCGAAAACCACTTTGATTTCAACCCCGATCTGGAGATCTTCCTGCGCAATGCCGGCAAGCAGGATCTCGTCGATCAGGTGCGCGACATCGGCGATCGCGTCCAGATCCACTACATTCGTCAAAAAGAGCAGCTCGGTTTAGGCGACGCCATCCGCCTGGCGCGCGCCCACGTGGGCCGTGAACCTTTTGCGGTCCTGCTCGGCGACACCATCATCGAACCGCCGGCCGGCCAGAGGCCGGGGCTGCGCCAGTTGCTCGACTCCTTCGAACAGACCAACGCCAGCGTGGTGGCCGTCCACCACGTGCCGCGCGAGTGGGTCAGCCGCTACGGCATCGTCGACGGCGATCCCGAAGGCGACAATCCCGACCTCCTGCGCCTGCGGAAACTCGTGGAGAAGCCGGCCATCAACCTCGCGCCCAGCGACCTCGCTATCGCCGGCCGCTACGTCTTCAGCGCCGATATCTTCGAGTGCATCGATGCCACGCAACGCGGGGTCGGGGGCGAGATCCAACTCACCGACGCCATGAATCTGCTAGCCCAGCTCCAGCCCGTCTACGCCCTCGCGTGGCAGGCCAAGCGCTTCGACATCGGCAACCGGGTGGAGTACGCCAAGTGTTTTCTTGAGCTTGCATTGAAACGAGAAGACACCGGCCCGGCCATCCGCGCCCATTTGGCACAACTGCTCGCCGGGGAGTGA
- the ffh gene encoding signal recognition particle protein: MFDSLSDKLQRVFKNIRGEGKLTAENMEVALKEIRMALLEADVHFKVVKAFMEGVREKALGQEVLSSFSPAQQVIKIVRDELIAVLGTHTARLRTSNQPPTVVMVVGLQGSGKTTSSAKLARYLSKNGHRPLLVSVDVYRPAARQQLSVLARDLGIPIYEGTPEETKPVDLARSARREAEVTGRDMVLVDTAGRLHIDEDLMGELSQLKETLNPTEILFVADAMTGQDAVKSADEFHKRLGITGVVLTKMDGDARGGAALSIRHITGQPLKFVGTGEKTDALEAFHPDRAASRILGMGDVLSFIEKVESAVDQKKAEQMQRKLLEDDFTLEDFRDQLKQLRKLGSLESLLGMMPQVGMMKELKNVKVDEKEFTRVVAIIDSMTPKERDNHMLINGSRRRRIAKGSGTSVQDVNNLLKQYGQARKMMKSVSGGLLGKKMGKLKLPFPNPFG; the protein is encoded by the coding sequence ATGTTCGATTCGTTAAGCGACAAGCTGCAGCGGGTATTCAAGAATATCCGAGGCGAAGGCAAGCTGACGGCCGAGAACATGGAAGTGGCCCTCAAGGAGATCCGCATGGCTCTCCTCGAAGCGGACGTCCATTTCAAGGTCGTAAAAGCCTTCATGGAAGGCGTGCGTGAAAAAGCGCTCGGCCAGGAAGTCTTGTCCTCCTTCTCCCCCGCGCAGCAGGTGATTAAGATCGTCCGGGACGAGCTGATTGCCGTCCTGGGCACGCACACCGCCCGCCTCCGCACCTCCAATCAACCGCCCACGGTCGTCATGGTCGTCGGTCTACAGGGTTCCGGCAAGACCACCTCCAGCGCCAAGTTAGCCCGCTACCTCTCGAAAAACGGCCACCGCCCGCTGCTCGTTTCCGTCGACGTCTACCGTCCCGCCGCCCGCCAGCAACTCTCCGTCCTCGCCAGGGACCTGGGCATCCCGATCTACGAAGGCACCCCCGAAGAGACCAAACCCGTCGATCTGGCCCGATCGGCCCGGCGGGAAGCCGAGGTCACCGGTCGCGACATGGTGCTGGTGGACACAGCCGGCCGGCTGCACATCGACGAAGACCTGATGGGTGAGCTCTCCCAGCTTAAAGAGACCCTGAACCCCACCGAGATCCTCTTCGTGGCCGACGCCATGACCGGACAGGACGCCGTCAAGAGCGCCGACGAGTTCCACAAGCGCCTGGGCATCACCGGCGTCGTTTTGACCAAGATGGACGGTGACGCCCGCGGTGGCGCCGCCTTATCCATCCGCCACATCACCGGTCAGCCCCTGAAGTTCGTCGGCACCGGCGAAAAGACCGACGCTCTGGAAGCCTTCCACCCCGATCGCGCCGCCTCGCGCATCCTCGGCATGGGCGACGTGCTCAGCTTCATCGAAAAGGTGGAGTCGGCCGTTGACCAGAAGAAGGCCGAGCAGATGCAGCGCAAGCTGCTCGAGGACGATTTCACCCTGGAAGACTTCCGCGACCAGCTCAAGCAACTGCGCAAGCTGGGTTCGCTCGAGTCCCTTCTGGGCATGATGCCGCAAGTCGGCATGATGAAGGAACTAAAGAACGTGAAGGTCGATGAGAAGGAGTTCACCCGCGTGGTGGCCATCATCGACTCCATGACGCCCAAAGAGCGGGACAACCACATGTTGATCAATGGCTCCCGCCGCCGCCGCATTGCCAAGGGTAGCGGTACCAGTGTTCAGGACGTCAACAACCTTTTGAAACAGTATGGACAGGCACGCAAGATGATGAAATCCGTATCCGGCGGCCTGTTGGGCAAGAAGATGGGAAAACTGAAGCTGCCGTTTCCAAACCCCTTCGGGTGA